AAGACCAAAAACGGTAAGTGTTAATTTTCTTTTTCATGTCATTTCAATTTTTTCAGTTGCTTCATTTAAAAAGAATTTTTTATTTGCTTCCATTGTTTTAAAAACAACAGATTTTTGTAGATTCTTTTTAACTTTTCATGAATATCACATAACAAACATTATTGAAGCAGTTGTCATTACAAATCATGAAACTATTCTTCAAACTAATCCATCTCCAACAGATGTTTCAATTCGTAAATCTTTAATAGTATCTACAGCAACCCCAATTGCAAATGGGTTAACTGTTGAATTCATAACTCCAACACCAGCTCCAAGTAGAACGATCATAAAACCAGTTAATTTATCAAATTTTGTAGCCATCATTAATGGAATACAAATCATATAAAATCCTAGTGATTCTTCAGCTAGTCCTTCTGCACTACCAACAATTGAAAAAAACTATTAATGGAATAATTGCCCAAATCTCTTTCCCTTTTAATGCTGCTGTAATGTTTTGAGAAAATCCTTCTAATGCTTTAGAACAGATTATGATATTTAAAAATCCACCCAATGCAACTAAAAAAAACAATAATTTTAGCACCACTAACAAATCCATGAATTGGTGCTAAGAATAAATCAAATATTCCTAAAACTTTAATTTTATCTTTTGTCCCATCATGATGCGTAATGCTTGCTCCATTTCATTTTAAAATTCAACTAATTAAAATGATAAAAGCAATGATTAGTAAAAGAATTGTAAATGCTGACCAAATTTTAAACTGTTTTTTCTTGGTCTGTAGGAACATTTTTATTTTAAAGTCATTTTTCATCTAAAAGCCTCCAATCTTTTATAATATTTAGGCAAGATGATTATATAAAAAAAGAACATTAAAATAGAACATTAAAATGCTCTTTAAATTTATTATTTAATTTTTCTTTTAAAAACTTTATTCTTTAAAATTATTAAATCTTTTTTAATACTTAAATTATCTTTAACAATAATGTCAGGATTAATTTCTCCGTCTCATCCTTCAAGATAAGGATCTTTTTTAAATTTATATTCTTGAATTAAAAATACAATTAAATTAATTGATAATGAAATAACTAAGATAATTAAGAATCACATTCCAGATTGAGTAATTCCTCAATCATTCTTAGCAATATTTTTTGGTTCTCAAATAAAGGCTATTATTCCAAATAAAATGAAAATAGTCATAAAGAATGAAGAAATGATTCCACAAACCATAAATAATTTAGTTTGTTCAACTTTTACCTTTTTTGTAAAACGATTAACAACCCCAGCAATCATTACAGCTAATACCATAATAAATACTAATGCACTAGTTCCAGAAGAAAATCAATTTATATAATCAGCTGGTTTATTTAACAGGTTTTCAATAAATGTAACACTTTGTGATCCAACAGCAGAGTTAATTCCATCTCAACCTTCTCTTTTTGTACAAATACCAATTGTAATTAAGAAAGTATAAGCAACAATAAAAATTAAGAATTGAATAAATCCTGCTTCTTGATAACTCATAGCTCTTTTCTTAGTATAAATAGTTTTATTGTTTGCATCAGATGCTAAATCAACAATTGCAATATCCACAAAGATACTTGAACCTAATAAACAGATAGTCATTAAAATTAAATTAGAAATAATTCTAGCAACATTGCTTTCTTTACCACCTAACATTTTTTCAAATAACTTAACAATTGATCCATCTGGTGATCCCAAAAATAATGATAAAGCCATTAATACATAAAAGATTGCTACAAAGATCATTCCAGCAAATAAAGCTTTAGGTACAACATCTTTATTAGTTGCAGTTTTTTGGGCATTTGCAATATATACATAACCATCAAAGGCAAATAGAATTCCACCAAAACCACCTAAGAATAGCACTGGTGATCAACCATATGCATTACCATCACTTGGTCACATAGCACTACTTCCACCTGTTTTATCAATTAAAATAAACCCAGCAATGAAAGCAATTAATAATGGAACAAACTTAATGATAATTCCAATTACTTGAATTCTTTGGTTAATAAATCTTTTATAAACTGAAAGAACAGTACAAGTAATAAAAATACTAATTCCTACTAATAGATAAATAATTAATTGTTGATATGGAAGGATTGGTGCTCCGATTGCTAATAGTAGATAATTAACAGCTCCAGCAATAAAGACACTTTGTGTACTTGGTATATAAACTCATCCATACATAATTGAAAAGAATGATGCTGTTTTTCGATTAATAAATATTTTTGCTCAGTTTCCTAATGTACCATTTCCAAAGTGTTTTGTTGATGATGAAATCTCAATAAACACCACCATTGACATAATACAAATTACCCCAACAAATGTTCAAAGTATTAAAGCTATAATAGGGTTGTTAGTTTGATTCAATAGTTCACTATTTTTCATGTATATTCCAGAACCAATAACAGTTCCAATTACCATGACAAAAAGAGTTAAGAATTCAAACGTTTTTGTTTTTGTTTTTCTTGTATTCATTTTTATGCTTCCTATATTGTTTAAAAATAATTGTAAATGAAAAAAACTTAAAATGAATTAAAAAGAAACACTTTATTGAGACACTAAAATAGTAAATATTAAAAAACACAATTTATTAAGGTTGCGTTTTTTAATTTGATTTCAGTATATTTTCCTAATTATTTTTTGTTACAGCTAAATAGACATAATATATTTCCATCTTTGAATAAATCAATATCAGTTGTATATTTTCTTGTAATTCATTATTTTCTTCAAGATTTCAAATTTTTTTCAAAGACTAGCTATTTTAGAATTTTCTTCAGTAACTTTTTTTGAATATACTATAAACTTTGAGTCAGTCCCATCATTATCATTTAATTCTAAATCCCAAACTTCATCAGAACCATCTTCAATTATATATCCAGAAGAATAGTCAAAATTCCCCTTTGTAATTATTTTCATAATTACTATAAACACCAACCAATTGGTCATTGATTGAATTTTGGAAGGCATAGTTATAAGCATTCATAAAGACTTTTTTTATTTTCTCTTGGTTCAACTTATCTAAAAAGTTATTTGTTGTAATTGTTTTTAATATTTTGATTTTCATTGTTTGTTACCTATAATTTTTCTAATTTATTTAATATATTCTTGATTATTAAAATATGGTCTTAAAACAGTTGGCAAAATTAGTTTTTCTCCATCTCAATAGTTTTCTAAAATTGCAGCAATTAAACGATCAATTGCAACCCCACTACCATTTAAAGTATGCACTAATTTAACTTCACCATTTGCATCACGATATCTTGTTTGCATATTTCTTGCTTGGAAATCAGTACAGTTTGAACAACTTGAAATTTCACGATATTTATCTTGTTCTG
This region of Mesoplasma melaleucae genomic DNA includes:
- a CDS encoding APC family permease — translated: MNTRKTKTKTFEFLTLFVMVIGTVIGSGIYMKNSELLNQTNNPIIALILWTFVGVICIMSMVVFIEISSSTKHFGNGTLGNWAKIFINRKTASFFSIMYGWVYIPSTQSVFIAGAVNYLLLAIGAPILPYQQLIIYLLVGISIFITCTVLSVYKRFINQRIQVIGIIIKFVPLLIAFIAGFILIDKTGGSSAMWPSDGNAYGWSPVLFLGGFGGILFAFDGYVYIANAQKTATNKDVVPKALFAGMIFVAIFYVLMALSLFLGSPDGSIVKLFEKMLGGKESNVARIISNLILMTICLLGSSIFVDIAIVDLASDANNKTIYTKKRAMSYQEAGFIQFLIFIVAYTFLITIGICTKREGWDGINSAVGSQSVTFIENLLNKPADYINWFSSGTSALVFIMVLAVMIAGVVNRFTKKVKVEQTKLFMVCGIISSFFMTIFILFGIIAFIWEPKNIAKNDWGITQSGMWFLIILVISLSINLIVFLIQEYKFKKDPYLEGWDGEINPDIIVKDNLSIKKDLIILKNKVFKRKIK